From Rhododendron vialii isolate Sample 1 chromosome 10a, ASM3025357v1, the proteins below share one genomic window:
- the LOC131304105 gene encoding serine/threonine-protein kinase/endoribonuclease IRE1a-like isoform X2, protein MASSSKAASSSSHTLNLPLESNPPQHKVGIFSALAILGRVFSYIIPIFMVTVSADVIPIPDAFKQWLREPLGLTLCILILFFTSMYQMIVDLTKPKTIREHLDFPERSDAGTVTSKRKQKKRSRKKNRRASSGVRSDEKFNQGVDASEDGHKIGKFFVSNREIDMGSNGILLEGTYDGRRVAVKRLVKACHDVAFKEHLNLSVSDGHPNIVRLYGIESDRDFWYLALERCTCSLNDLIQRSTVSEDQATEVKVRLKGTFPEVKLWTDKGYPSTILVKLMRDVVSGLVHLHKLGMVHRDLKPQNVLILKEGSLCAKLSDLGISKRLVGDKSSLSDHATGCGSSGWQAPEQLLNERQKRAVDMFSLGCVLCYCMTAGGHPFGDRLERDNNIVKGKVDLFLVEHIPEAVDLLSRLLDTDAELRPKASEVLNHPLFWDSDTRLWFLHDVSDRLRLEERKANSDILKALESVSSLAFGSKWNRKMESAFLNHIKKYRRYKYDSVRDLVRVVRNQLNHYLELPLEIQKILGPVNEGFDGYFRSRYPNLLMEVYKVMHQYCREEKGFNKYFKGSVV, encoded by the exons ATGGCATCCTCCTCAAAAGCAGCGAGTTCCTCCTCCCACACCCTCAACCTCCCTCTCGAATCCAACCCCCCCCAACACAAAGTCGGCATCTTTTCCGCCCTCGCCATCCTCGGCAGAGTCTTCAGCTACATCATCCCCATCTTCATGGTCACAGTCAGCGCAGACGTCATCCCCATCCCCGACGCCTTCAAGCAATGGCTCCGCGAACCCCTGGGCCTCACCCTCTGCATCTTGATTCTTTTCTTCACCTCCATGTACCAGATGATCGTGGACCTCACCAAACCCAAGACCATCCGAGAGCACTTGGACTTCCCCGAGCGCTCCGATGCCGGAACCGTGACttcaaaaagaaagcaaaaaaagagGTCTCGAAAAAAAAATCGCCGCGCCTCATCTGGTGTTCGATCTGACGAGAAATTCAATCAAGGAGTGGACGCAAGTGAAGATGGACACAAAATTGGTAAATTTTTTGTCTCCAATAGAGAGATTGATATGGGAAGCAATGGCATCCTACTCGAGGGAACTTATGACGGTCGTCGGGTTGCTGTGAAACGCCTTGTCAAGGCCTGTCACGATGTTGCTTTCAAAGAACACCTGAATCTTAGTGTATCGGACGGCCATCCAAATATTGTTCGACTGTATGGAATAGAATCAGACCGAGATTTCTGGTATCTAGCACTGGAGCGTTGCACTTGCAGCTTAAATGATTTAATTCAAAGGTCAACAGTTAGTGAAGACCAAGCTACGGAAGTTAAAGTCCGTTTGAAGGGCACTTTTCCAGAAGTTAAGTTGTGGACAGACAAGGGCTATCCTTCAACCATATTGGTCAAATTGATGAG GGATGTGGTTTCTGGGCTTGTGCATTTGCATAAATTGGGGATGGTTCATCGAGACTTGAAGCCTCAAAATGTGCTGATATTGAAAGAAGGATCTTTATGTGCAAAGCTTTCTGATTTGGGTATCAGCAAGCGTCTTGTGGGGGATAAGTCTTCCTTAAGCGATCATGCTACTG GTTGTGGAAGTTCAGGATGGCAAGCTCCTGAACAGCTTCTCAATGAGCGCCAAAAGCGTGCTGTTGATATGTTTAGCTTAGGCTGTGTCCTCTGTTACTGTATGACCGCTGGTGGACATCCGTTTGGTGACCGTCTTGAGCGCGACAACAACATTGTGAAGGGCAAAGTTGACCTCTTCTTAGTGGAGCATATTCCAGAAGCTGTCGATTTGTTATCCCGTTTATTGGATACGGATGCGGAATTAAG GCCGAAGGCATCGGAGGTGCTTAATCATCCTTTGTTTTGGGATTCTGATACGAGATTATGGTTTCTCCATGATGTGAGCGATAGGTTAAGACTGGAAGAAAGGAAAGCCAACTCTGATATTTTAAAAGCATTAGAGAGCGTATCTTCCCTGGCTTTTGGCTCAAAATGGAACAGAAAGATGGAAAGTGCATTCCTTAACCACATCAAAAAATACAGGCGGTATAAGTATGACAGTGTTCGTGACTTGGTGCGAGTCGTGCGGAACCAGCTGAATCATTACTTAGAACTTCCTCTTGAAATTCAG AAAATTCTTGGACCAGTAAATGAAGGATTTGATGGCTATTTTCGGAGTCGGTATCCGAACTTGTTGATGGAAGTGTATAAAGTCATGCATCAGTACTGTAGAGAGGAGAAAGGGTTTAACAAGTATTTCAAAG GCAGTGTAGTTTGA
- the LOC131304107 gene encoding amino acid transporter AVT3B-like produces MTVFFDKCKEMTFSKEASTSSHQITVPLESTPLLPKSPPPLSSNPKTFANVFIAIVGAGVLGLPYTFKRTGWILGLLTLSAVALLTYHCMMLLVHTRKKLEQFGKFTKISSFGDLGFIVCGPIGRFSVDVMIVLSQAGFCVSYLIFIANTLTYVFNCSTKFPSGNFLGMSLKAVYIWGCFPFQLGLNSIPTLTHLAPLSIFADVVDLGAMGVVMVKDVMIFLQRERPVLQAFGGFSAFLYGLGVSVYAFEGIGMALPLESETKDKKEFGKILGLSMGFISLMYGGFGALGYFAFGEETKDIITTNLGQGLLSNLVQLGLCVNLFFTFPLMMNPVYEVMERRFCESRYCVWMRWVVVLGVSLVALLVPNFADFLSLVGSSVCIVLGFVLPSLFHLMVHKEEMGWSGMALDGAIVVLGMFLAVSGTWSSLLEIFGTKA; encoded by the coding sequence ATGAcagttttttttgataagtgtaAAGAGATGACATTCTCAAAGGAAGCTTCCACATCCTCCCACCAAATCACCGTCCCTCTCGAATCCACCCCTCTCCTCCCCAAATCCCCACCCCCTCTCTCCTCCAACCCCAAGACCTTCGCCAACGTCTTCATCGCCATCGTCGGCGCCGGCGTCCTCGGCCTCCCCTACACCTTCAAGCGCACCGGTTGGATCCTCGGCCTCCTCACCCTCTCCGCCGTCGCCCTCCTTACCTACCACTGCATGATGCTCCTCGTCCACACCCGAAAAAAACTCGAACAATTCGGGAAATTTACCAAAATATCCTCCTTCGGGGACCTGGGTTTTATCGTGTGCGGCCCCATAGGCAGGTTTAGTGTGGACGTGATGATCGTGCTTTCCCAAGCTGGGTTTTGCGTCAgctaccttatatttatagctAACACCTTAACTTATGTCTTCAACTGTTCGACGAAATTCCCCAGtggaaattttttggggatGTCGTTGAAAGCTGTTTATATTTGGGGGTGTTTTCCGTTTCAATTGGGTTTGAATTCGATACCCACTTTGACCCATTTGGCTCCCTTGAGTATATTTGCTGATGTTGTTGATTTGGGAGCTATGGGCGTTGTGATGGTGAAAGATGTAATGATTTTCTTGCAACGAGAAAGGCCTGTTTTGCAGGCATTCGGTGGTTTTTCGGCGTTTTTGTACGGGTTGGGGGTGTCTGTGTATGCATTTGAAGGGATTGGGATGGCTTTGCCGTTGGAATCGGAGACGAAAGACAAGAAAGAGTTTGGGAAAATTCTGGGTTTGTCAATGGGTTTTATTTCGTTGATGTACGGAGGGTTTGGGGCATTGGGTTACTTTGCTTTCGGGGAAGAAACAAAGGATATTATCACTACCAATTTAGGGCAGGGGTTGTTGAGCAATCTGGTGCAGTTGGGTCTGTGTGTGAATCTTTTCTTCACTTTCCCGTTGATGATGAACCCGGTTTATGAGGTGATGGAGAGGAGGTTTTGTGAATCGAGATATTGTGTGTGGATGAGGTGGGTTGTGGTTTTGGGGGTGAGTTTGGTGGCACTACTGGTGCCTaattttgctgatttcttgtcCCTGGTGGGGAGTAGTGTTTGCATTGTGTTGGGGTTTGTTTTGCCTTCTCTTTTTCACTTGATGGTGCACAAGGAAGAGATGGGTTGGAGTGGGATGGCTTTGGATGGGGCAATAGTGGTGTTAGGGATGTTTCTAGCAGTGTCTGGAACTTGGTCTTCCCTCTTGGAGATATTTGGAACCAAGGCTTGA
- the LOC131304105 gene encoding serine/threonine-protein kinase/endoribonuclease IRE1a-like isoform X1 — translation MASSSKAASSSSHTLNLPLESNPPQHKVGIFSALAILGRVFSYIIPIFMVTVSADVIPIPDAFKQWLREPLGLTLCILILFFTSMYQMIVDLTKPKTIREHLDFPERSDAGTVTSKRKQKKRSRKKNRRASSGVRSDEKFNQGVDASEDGHKIGKFFVSNREIDMGSNGILLEGTYDGRRVAVKRLVKACHDVAFKEHLNLSVSDGHPNIVRLYGIESDRDFWYLALERCTCSLNDLIQRSTVSEDQATEVKVRLKGTFPEVKLWTDKGYPSTILVKLMRDVVSGLVHLHKLGMVHRDLKPQNVLILKEGSLCAKLSDLGISKRLVGDKSSLSDHATGCGSSGWQAPEQLLNERQKRAVDMFSLGCVLCYCMTAGGHPFGDRLERDNNIVKGKVDLFLVEHIPEAVDLLSRLLDTDAELRPKASEVLNHPLFWDSDTRLWFLHDVSDRLRLEERKANSDILKALESVSSLAFGSKWNRKMESAFLNHIKKYRRYKYDSVRDLVRVVRNQLNHYLELPLEIQKILGPVNEGFDGYFRSRYPNLLMEVYKVMHQYCREEKGFNKYFKGSVV, via the exons ATGGCATCCTCCTCAAAAGCAGCGAGTTCCTCCTCCCACACCCTCAACCTCCCTCTCGAATCCAACCCCCCCCAACACAAAGTCGGCATCTTTTCCGCCCTCGCCATCCTCGGCAGAGTCTTCAGCTACATCATCCCCATCTTCATGGTCACAGTCAGCGCAGACGTCATCCCCATCCCCGACGCCTTCAAGCAATGGCTCCGCGAACCCCTGGGCCTCACCCTCTGCATCTTGATTCTTTTCTTCACCTCCATGTACCAGATGATCGTGGACCTCACCAAACCCAAGACCATCCGAGAGCACTTGGACTTCCCCGAGCGCTCCGATGCCGGAACCGTGACttcaaaaagaaagcaaaaaaagagGTCTCGAAAAAAAAATCGCCGCGCCTCATCTGGTGTTCGATCTGACGAGAAATTCAATCAAGGAGTGGACGCAAGTGAAGATGGACACAAAATTGGTAAATTTTTTGTCTCCAATAGAGAGATTGATATGGGAAGCAATGGCATCCTACTCGAGGGAACTTATGACGGTCGTCGGGTTGCTGTGAAACGCCTTGTCAAGGCCTGTCACGATGTTGCTTTCAAAGAACACCTGAATCTTAGTGTATCGGACGGCCATCCAAATATTGTTCGACTGTATGGAATAGAATCAGACCGAGATTTCTGGTATCTAGCACTGGAGCGTTGCACTTGCAGCTTAAATGATTTAATTCAAAGGTCAACAGTTAGTGAAGACCAAGCTACGGAAGTTAAAGTCCGTTTGAAGGGCACTTTTCCAGAAGTTAAGTTGTGGACAGACAAGGGCTATCCTTCAACCATATTGGTCAAATTGATGAG GGATGTGGTTTCTGGGCTTGTGCATTTGCATAAATTGGGGATGGTTCATCGAGACTTGAAGCCTCAAAATGTGCTGATATTGAAAGAAGGATCTTTATGTGCAAAGCTTTCTGATTTGGGTATCAGCAAGCGTCTTGTGGGGGATAAGTCTTCCTTAAGCGATCATGCTACTG GTTGTGGAAGTTCAGGATGGCAAGCTCCTGAACAGCTTCTCAATGAGCGCCAAAAGCGTGCTGTTGATATGTTTAGCTTAGGCTGTGTCCTCTGTTACTGTATGACCGCTGGTGGACATCCGTTTGGTGACCGTCTTGAGCGCGACAACAACATTGTGAAGGGCAAAGTTGACCTCTTCTTAGTGGAGCATATTCCAGAAGCTGTCGATTTGTTATCCCGTTTATTGGATACGGATGCGGAATTAAG GCCGAAGGCATCGGAGGTGCTTAATCATCCTTTGTTTTGGGATTCTGATACGAGATTATGGTTTCTCCATGATGTGAGCGATAGGTTAAGACTGGAAGAAAGGAAAGCCAACTCTGATATTTTAAAAGCATTAGAGAGCGTATCTTCCCTGGCTTTTGGCTCAAAATGGAACAGAAAGATGGAAAGTGCATTCCTTAACCACATCAAAAAATACAGGCGGTATAAGTATGACAGTGTTCGTGACTTGGTGCGAGTCGTGCGGAACCAGCTGAATCATTACTTAGAACTTCCTCTTGAAATTCAG AAAATTCTTGGACCAGTAAATGAAGGATTTGATGGCTATTTTCGGAGTCGGTATCCGAACTTGTTGATGGAAGTGTATAAAGTCATGCATCAGTACTGTAGAGAGGAGAAAGGGTTTAACAAGTATTTCAAAGGCAGTGTAGTTTGA